One genomic region from Mycoplasmopsis columbina encodes:
- a CDS encoding GA module-containing protein, whose translation MNKNQKKNKKILKFLPLLGLLPISVLTIGQLTKSNLNVKKNEALNNNQKPPFTFGHVILTSDNETITNDFSSETKDSFISYKNIIFNLLSDSSDLGQNVNKIPFTNANVSKNFPVIGTNASGGNHSYYVYLPDDLEIFRNKIEEIETLTFDESLNVAQNFEKLFEIIDDFLDLHKNLNSILEEHNIPFFIKDEQWTIWIKSMKKMFRNLREIRNYNDNYLNNLDLKWKFLDPWISNYKIIWLKKIFGELSKPKNERLSNIYNFRIIDFLDLPTRKSDFYLDGKIREDIVKINELIGLTPNNSWLLSGSASNSYYNNTAYENFTGGNVFYQILRSSTFNDGKDAILSLLEYILSNNESLLSPDEENNPVFEELKWLVDKSYSKPDFIDAENYSFKDVSALYLKLLIELVKKDLVKYSEKNQDQIVEDYLKEYKSNFEFYEENSILLDSAIQEAKNYKNSTFSEIQNEKYSVFSNYWNSNIGGSVLKTPFKFLKSVERDDLLNYLNKLIEKINNDVSENNLDELRSVERKIYKAIFAANFREKILLYTIQNLLGYGKDSYRNSIHNLNKSQMRDLIQTILNVPIPAINYDNFENDIDDETVNNLSGSLAKYLFRYVIGGSNYQFVDLNNKHPFIRFDNNLIDSINTIYSKLFEITINSKNELTKNNELLEQIQEKLNTIPNFTKTNSKFKEIFNNLNTLKTKISNFSQEFWWLTDKEGVSKPEVTFINKEDGSNNYNAKEMLKFAREFDKNYQLLQAFNDNFLTKFLEKLEQKIAVNTENDNQEFYWNDVEIENYLNLAKKWFEKFDSFILDFYWTDYYKNDDYDSNLSDEDKELQDSENFVNGKKRYFYDPDISSSILLETSEIQEIAKGENFEESEIFDQNQPEYEERDADDLESSSNNEYYRKLGFYDIDNRIKFSEFSSSLDVSSNFNNAWMSPLFESLNEITNNYLESKVSMISDYVDELGHLNDAQKTHVKDFFATKELDYIHNELENKLRSDDESIKNGADFVDLNKAMEELINTKNDTEINNPENDYLPEANWVLSDEKEKPETISDNSITDKNYNLDQVNKLIVLLKYQNHKKEIIENIKELTNLTQEQKNTFLEQVEAIVVDETNDQTNVENLNTILDKATEKDTEIKNNKLTFDNYKSAKKEEIDTLTNLLPDDQTNFKNKIENVVYDPNKSLEENKAKIDNIVKTAKDLNDNINRYIEDFNNYKNTLITRINQLENLNDNEKTTFINQLNALNYDRTESLENNKAKLDQIFNSAQSADTEKAKKIQNVLNALNNLNQNQKTAVKENLKNQSSENLDNVENAKAPYENLNNKMGDLATKTEQLIAKDPSASILNEANWVLDKEESSKPESITAGNKQDNNYNDAQVETLINQLDYKLDQENKKVEIDALTNLTQEQKNEYKEQLERVYHNDQTLAQNKNALEEILNNAKTKDAQIANDKNDFNAYKEAKKVEINALNTLNQSEKAVYLEKINNLTFDPSQNLETNKAKVDNIVQEATLTNTNKENKINQLIADNLNNLNNLQKAEVKDHLKSENMTNLNQDSISSYQELNEKMGQLKAKEAEVRENFADLDLLDEAAWVLDKENSSKPESITAGNEQSDNNYSTNQVTNLINQLNFEENKKTKSKAINLLTNLSSEEKNHYNKLIEQASTNEEVNSIFAQAQNNDQAKGNLINAIDSDTAYQYLNEKQKEAIKEEIKNSNNIEIDNSQLASTSSVISKAKELNNAMHSLKDLVDDKVNTSQVPYSGANLDNKNQYNDLIHAGDDLTKNTNPSNALLNNKITEPHDSANWNKTAVEQLINAIKDEQKALSYSAISNLDNLSEEEKDHFNAIVNDPSSTPEQIKAAVEKANEINQNKTNAINQIRNNLEYTNLNQAQKDAAIQAIKNSNAEVYSNASNQSLTKVLENTKALDDSMKVLNDLVTKSDTVKTSNAYINASEETQNTYNQAISAAKELQNSTNPDVSGLDGVDSQSDANWNKEAVDQLINKIKNTLRNVDNDTINKLPNLTDAEKEAFINEINNSENITPEETQAIVNKAKALNNKKQTAIDKINNYPNLSDEEKAKLTKEIQDVDYSANTSDATKDGELENIVNDAKRINDAKQAKIDAINTNYEHLNDSQKEAIKEEIKNSNNIEIDNSQLPSTSSVISKAKELNNAMHSLKDLVDDKVNTSQVPYSGANLDNKNQYNDLIHAGDDLTKNTNPSDALLNNKITEPHDSANWNKTAVEQLINAIKDEQKALSNSAISNLNNLSEEEKDHFNAIVNDSSSTPEQIKAAVEKANEINQNKTNTINQIRNNLEYTNLNQAQKDAAIQAIKNSNAEVYSNASNQSLTKVLENTKALDDSMKVLNDLVTKSDTVKTSNAYINASEETQNTYNQAISAAKELQNSTNPDVSGLDGVDSQSDANWNKNAVKKLINKIENALKSAAIDTINKLPNLTNSEKETLINDINNPDNNTPEKIQEIVDKGKELNDKKQAAIDTINQKSNLSDEEKAKLTKDIKAVDYSGNLNDSSKDNELTNIINDAKRINDAKQAKIDAINTNYEHLNDSQKEQVKKDIIASNLENITNAENELTTAAEERANALNNSMKALKDALRDSKVVQSQDDFINSTNETLKDKIQRATTAGDKLVVNTNPTADDLANLDHATVQNDENWNKEAVDNLTNDLKALIKDFKNEVIDNLPNLSQAEKDAFKDQINKAKSQEEIDSIVAKAKTDNTVKGNIIKQIEDLSNLNKAQKANLINQVKNSNLNSLDNSNNQLTRDVLANANELNNVMGQIKDKSAQLSPSPSTATILNETNWVLDKENSSKPDSITAGDKEDNDYNLNEANVLLKALTKARYVQAIDQLEWLNKAEKDQAKAELDAENADYDAVLAKAQAKDSKKAQSYNDQIVPNLDSLNQPQKANLKDIFKAATLDETFDSNSVDNTRTSGVINNVSAIANLMEQIEEIYQIDKDQTLETLKAKKPSINEEKLNEYLDNLIIAGKVLEFEPNDPEIDINYSKEELEDLFRKLILISGFDDSKFPYLSSNEKKELNDTYFSDQTTDDQKIAVLNKYIDVNQKKAQKIATLKNIELLNKKQQEAFEKDLINHDLEENDSIINEAREVGTLMKQVNELVENNSFDNLSILPEANWLVDQTTIKPSNLVVGEKEDNNYNKDQVEQVLNSLLNQINLAKLDTLSYLSEEEKTNFRNQLQSPASQNQKNNEQILTKATDLNTFKGNLINNYKENDFTHLNREQLTHFEKDAINSSLNSDKEFELTLIEKYKTLDTSMSELVPLYENYLPKNINDLFKDNLEDLTNFEQAMREASYILEKDPYQNQSKPSDFNIDYDNEKVQDVIQRLKMSLAHNEKIQQQNSLNADIEDLEKRINSLPNRTNLDQETINKYKDYLAQIKTAQSNGDIETQRTLVDETKASLDQAEELDQLLTNLTLDLETFKNSNANAEESQKIKVNLVSEIQKVKNYVNNLNEKIKNDLNSELVKEEKTSNLAQSYIDIVDAILNKNNEKYNDAMKRLIDNELNLNSLLTQLNNQINENAYFDSFNDKGQTKLTKSDFQNVDFSLLPNVINTALNLNEKTSKFWTPVILMIAGVITSFLAFLIAKKRKKDK comes from the coding sequence ATGAACAAAAACCAGAAAAAAAATAAAAAAATTTTAAAATTTTTACCTCTTTTAGGACTTTTACCAATAAGTGTTTTAACAATTGGGCAATTAACTAAAAGTAATTTAAACGTTAAAAAGAACGAAGCATTAAACAATAATCAAAAACCACCATTTACATTTGGGCATGTGATTTTAACTAGTGATAATGAAACTATCACTAATGATTTTTCATCAGAAACAAAAGATAGTTTTATTTCTTATAAAAATATAATTTTTAATTTACTAAGCGATTCTTCTGATTTGGGCCAAAATGTAAATAAAATTCCATTTACAAATGCAAATGTATCCAAAAATTTTCCAGTAATTGGAACTAATGCATCAGGTGGAAATCATTCATATTATGTATACTTACCAGATGATTTAGAAATTTTTAGAAATAAAATTGAAGAAATTGAAACTTTAACCTTCGATGAAAGTTTAAATGTTGCACAAAATTTTGAAAAATTATTTGAAATAATTGATGATTTTTTAGATTTGCATAAAAACTTAAATTCTATTTTAGAAGAACATAACATACCTTTTTTCATAAAAGATGAGCAATGAACAATCTGAATTAAATCAATGAAAAAAATGTTTAGAAATTTAAGGGAGATACGAAATTATAATGATAACTATTTAAATAATTTAGATCTAAAATGAAAATTTCTTGATCCTTGAATTTCAAACTATAAAATTATTTGATTAAAAAAAATATTTGGTGAATTATCAAAACCTAAGAATGAAAGACTTTCAAATATATATAACTTTAGGATTATTGATTTCTTAGATTTACCAACAAGAAAATCTGATTTTTATTTAGATGGAAAAATAAGAGAAGACATTGTTAAAATAAATGAATTAATAGGATTAACACCAAATAATTCTTGATTACTTAGTGGTTCTGCATCGAATTCTTATTATAATAACACTGCGTATGAAAATTTTACTGGTGGCAATGTTTTTTATCAAATACTACGTTCTAGTACTTTTAATGATGGGAAAGATGCCATTTTATCTCTTTTAGAATATATTTTATCTAATAATGAATCTCTTTTATCCCCTGATGAAGAAAATAATCCTGTTTTTGAAGAATTAAAATGACTTGTTGATAAATCCTATTCTAAACCAGATTTTATAGATGCAGAAAATTATTCTTTCAAAGATGTATCTGCTTTATATTTAAAACTATTGATTGAGTTAGTTAAAAAAGATCTAGTTAAATATTCTGAAAAAAATCAAGATCAAATAGTTGAAGATTATTTAAAAGAATACAAATCAAATTTTGAATTTTATGAGGAAAATTCTATACTTCTTGACTCAGCAATTCAAGAAGCCAAAAATTATAAAAATTCTACTTTTTCCGAAATTCAAAACGAAAAATATAGTGTATTTTCTAATTATTGAAATAGCAATATTGGAGGTTCTGTACTAAAAACTCCTTTTAAATTTTTAAAATCTGTTGAAAGAGATGATTTGTTAAATTATTTAAATAAATTAATAGAAAAAATTAATAATGATGTTTCAGAAAATAATTTAGATGAATTAAGAAGTGTAGAAAGAAAAATTTATAAAGCCATTTTTGCGGCTAATTTTAGAGAAAAAATTTTACTTTACACTATTCAAAATCTTCTTGGTTATGGAAAAGATTCTTATAGAAATTCTATTCATAATTTAAATAAAAGTCAAATGCGTGATTTGATTCAAACAATTTTAAATGTTCCAATTCCCGCAATAAATTATGACAATTTTGAAAATGACATTGATGATGAAACTGTAAATAATTTAAGCGGATCATTAGCTAAGTATTTATTTAGATACGTAATTGGAGGAAGTAATTATCAGTTTGTTGATTTAAATAATAAACATCCTTTTATCAGATTTGATAACAATTTAATCGATTCAATAAATACTATTTATTCTAAATTATTTGAAATTACAATTAATTCAAAAAATGAATTAACCAAAAATAATGAATTGCTTGAACAAATTCAAGAAAAATTAAATACTATTCCAAATTTCACAAAAACAAACAGTAAATTTAAAGAAATTTTTAATAATTTAAACACATTAAAAACCAAAATTTCAAATTTTTCACAAGAATTTTGATGATTAACTGATAAAGAAGGCGTAAGTAAACCAGAAGTAACATTTATTAATAAAGAAGATGGATCAAACAATTATAATGCTAAAGAAATGTTAAAATTTGCAAGAGAATTTGACAAAAATTATCAATTGTTACAAGCATTTAACGATAATTTTTTGACAAAATTTCTTGAAAAATTAGAACAAAAAATTGCGGTAAATACAGAAAATGATAATCAAGAATTTTATTGAAATGATGTAGAAATAGAAAATTATTTAAATTTAGCTAAAAAATGATTTGAAAAATTTGATAGTTTTATTTTGGATTTTTATTGAACAGATTATTATAAAAATGATGATTATGATAGTAATTTGTCAGATGAAGATAAAGAATTACAAGATAGTGAAAACTTTGTAAATGGAAAAAAACGTTATTTCTATGATCCAGACATTTCTTCATCAATACTATTAGAAACATCAGAAATTCAAGAAATTGCTAAAGGTGAAAATTTTGAAGAAAGTGAAATTTTTGATCAAAATCAACCAGAATATGAAGAAAGAGATGCAGATGATTTGGAATCTTCTTCAAATAATGAATACTATAGAAAACTTGGTTTTTATGATATAGACAATAGAATAAAATTCAGTGAGTTTAGTTCATCTTTAGATGTTTCTAGTAATTTTAATAATGCATGAATGTCACCCTTATTTGAATCATTAAATGAAATTACTAATAATTATTTAGAATCAAAAGTTTCTATGATTTCAGATTACGTTGATGAATTAGGACATTTAAATGATGCTCAAAAAACACATGTAAAAGACTTTTTTGCAACCAAAGAACTTGATTATATTCACAATGAGCTTGAAAACAAGTTACGTAGTGATGATGAAAGTATTAAAAATGGTGCAGATTTTGTTGATTTAAACAAAGCAATGGAAGAATTAATAAATACTAAAAATGATACAGAAATTAATAATCCAGAAAATGATTATCTTCCAGAAGCTAATTGAGTGCTAAGTGATGAAAAAGAAAAACCAGAAACGATATCTGACAATTCAATTACTGATAAAAATTACAACTTAGATCAAGTTAACAAATTAATTGTTTTACTTAAATATCAAAATCATAAAAAAGAAATAATCGAAAACATTAAGGAATTAACTAATTTAACACAAGAACAAAAAAATACATTTTTAGAACAAGTTGAAGCAATTGTGGTTGATGAAACTAATGATCAAACAAATGTAGAAAATTTAAATACTATTTTAGATAAAGCAACGGAAAAAGATACTGAAATAAAAAATAATAAATTAACATTTGATAATTATAAATCAGCTAAAAAAGAAGAAATTGATACTCTTACCAATTTATTACCTGATGATCAAACAAACTTTAAAAATAAAATTGAAAATGTTGTATACGATCCAAATAAATCACTTGAAGAAAATAAAGCAAAAATTGATAATATTGTTAAAACAGCAAAAGATTTAAATGATAATATCAATAGATATATCGAAGATTTTAACAATTACAAAAATACTTTGATTACTAGAATAAATCAATTAGAAAATTTAAATGATAATGAAAAAACCACATTTATTAATCAACTCAATGCTCTTAACTATGATAGAACTGAAAGTTTAGAAAATAATAAGGCAAAACTTGATCAAATTTTCAATAGTGCACAAAGTGCAGATACTGAAAAAGCAAAAAAAATTCAAAATGTTTTAAATGCTTTAAATAATTTAAATCAAAATCAAAAAACAGCAGTTAAAGAAAATTTAAAAAATCAATCTAGTGAAAATTTAGACAATGTTGAAAATGCTAAAGCGCCATATGAAAATTTAAATAACAAAATGGGTGATTTAGCCACAAAAACAGAGCAATTAATAGCAAAAGATCCATCTGCTTCAATTCTTAATGAAGCAAATTGGGTTTTAGATAAAGAAGAATCATCAAAACCTGAATCTATTACTGCCGGTAATAAACAAGATAATAATTATAATGATGCACAAGTTGAAACATTAATTAACCAATTAGACTATAAATTAGACCAAGAAAATAAAAAAGTTGAAATTGATGCTTTAACTAATTTAACTCAGGAACAAAAAAACGAATATAAAGAACAACTTGAACGTGTTTATCATAATGATCAAACTCTTGCTCAAAATAAAAATGCATTAGAAGAAATTTTAAATAACGCAAAAACTAAAGACGCACAAATTGCTAATGACAAAAATGACTTTAATGCGTATAAAGAAGCTAAAAAAGTAGAAATCAATGCCTTAAATACTTTAAATCAAAGTGAAAAAGCTGTTTATTTAGAGAAAATTAATAATCTTACTTTTGACCCTAGTCAAAATTTAGAGACTAATAAAGCTAAGGTTGATAATATTGTTCAAGAAGCAACTTTGACTAACACAAATAAAGAAAATAAAATTAATCAACTAATAGCTGATAATTTAAATAATTTAAATAATCTTCAAAAAGCAGAAGTTAAAGATCATTTAAAATCAGAAAATATGACTAATTTAAATCAAGATAGTATTTCATCATATCAAGAATTAAATGAAAAAATGGGTCAATTAAAAGCCAAAGAAGCAGAAGTTAGAGAAAATTTTGCAGATCTTGATTTATTGGATGAAGCAGCCTGAGTTTTAGACAAAGAAAATTCTTCAAAACCTGAATCTATTACTGCTGGAAATGAGCAAAGTGATAATAATTACAGCACTAACCAAGTAACTAATTTAATCAATCAATTAAACTTTGAAGAAAACAAAAAAACAAAAAGTAAAGCAATCAATCTCTTGACTAATCTCTCTAGTGAGGAAAAAAATCATTACAATAAATTAATTGAACAAGCTTCTACTAATGAAGAAGTTAATTCTATTTTTGCTCAAGCACAAAATAATGATCAAGCAAAAGGTAATTTAATTAACGCTATCGATAGTGATACTGCTTATCAATATCTTAATGAAAAACAAAAAGAAGCTATTAAAGAAGAAATTAAGAATTCAAATAATATTGAAATCGATAATTCACAATTAGCTTCAACATCTAGTGTAATTAGCAAAGCTAAAGAACTTAATAATGCAATGCATTCATTAAAGGATCTTGTTGATGATAAAGTTAACACTAGTCAAGTTCCTTATAGTGGTGCAAATTTAGATAATAAAAATCAATACAATGATTTAATTCATGCAGGTGATGATTTAACAAAAAATACTAATCCATCCAACGCTTTACTAAATAACAAAATTACAGAACCACATGATAGTGCAAATTGAAACAAAACTGCTGTAGAACAATTAATCAATGCAATTAAAGATGAACAAAAAGCTCTATCATATAGTGCAATTAGTAATTTAGATAATCTTTCAGAGGAAGAAAAAGATCACTTTAATGCTATAGTTAATGATCCTTCTTCAACTCCTGAGCAAATTAAAGCTGCAGTAGAAAAAGCTAATGAAATTAATCAAAATAAAACAAATGCAATTAATCAAATTAGAAATAATCTTGAATATACAAATTTAAATCAAGCACAAAAAGATGCTGCAATTCAAGCTATTAAAAATTCTAATGCTGAAGTTTATTCAAATGCTTCAAATCAATCATTAACTAAGGTTTTAGAAAATACTAAAGCACTTGATGATTCAATGAAAGTATTAAATGATTTAGTAACCAAATCTGATACAGTAAAAACTTCTAATGCTTACATAAATGCTTCTGAAGAAACACAAAATACCTATAATCAAGCTATTAGTGCAGCAAAAGAATTGCAAAATAGCACTAATCCTGATGTAAGTGGACTTGATGGAGTAGATAGTCAAAGTGATGCGAACTGAAATAAAGAGGCAGTTGATCAATTAATAAATAAAATCAAAAATACACTTAGAAATGTAGACAATGATACTATTAACAAATTACCTAATTTAACAGATGCTGAAAAAGAAGCATTTATAAATGAAATTAATAATTCTGAAAATATCACTCCAGAAGAAACTCAGGCAATTGTTAATAAAGCAAAAGCATTAAATAATAAAAAACAAACTGCAATTGATAAAATTAATAATTATCCAAACTTAAGTGATGAAGAAAAAGCTAAGTTAACTAAAGAAATTCAAGATGTTGATTATTCTGCAAATACAAGCGATGCAACTAAAGATGGTGAATTAGAAAATATAGTTAATGATGCTAAACGTATTAATGATGCCAAACAAGCTAAAATTGACGCAATTAATACAAATTATGAACATCTTAATGATTCACAAAAAGAAGCTATTAAAGAAGAAATCAAGAATTCAAATAATATTGAAATCGATAATTCACAATTACCTTCGACATCTAGCGTAATTAGCAAAGCTAAAGAACTTAATAATGCAATGCATTCATTAAAGGATCTTGTTGATGATAAAGTTAACACTAGTCAAGTTCCTTATAGTGGTGCAAATTTAGATAATAAAAATCAATACAATGATTTAATTCACGCAGGTGATGATTTAACAAAAAATACTAATCCATCCGACGCTTTACTAAATAACAAAATTACAGAACCACATGATAGTGCAAATTGAAACAAAACTGCTGTAGAACAATTAATCAATGCAATTAAAGATGAACAAAAAGCTCTATCAAATAGTGCAATTAGTAATTTAAATAATCTTTCAGAGGAAGAAAAAGATCACTTTAATGCTATAGTTAATGATTCTTCTTCAACTCCTGAGCAAATTAAAGCTGCAGTAGAAAAAGCTAATGAAATTAATCAAAATAAAACAAATACAATTAATCAAATTAGAAATAATCTTGAATATACAAATTTAAATCAAGCACAAAAAGATGCTGCAATTCAAGCTATTAAAAATTCTAATGCTGAAGTTTATTCAAATGCTTCAAATCAATCATTAACTAAGGTTTTAGAAAATACTAAAGCACTTGATGATTCAATGAAAGTATTAAATGATTTAGTAACCAAATCTGATACAGTAAAAACTTCTAATGCTTATATAAATGCTTCTGAAGAAACACAAAATACCTATAATCAAGCTATTAGTGCAGCAAAAGAATTGCAAAATAGCACTAATCCTGATGTAAGTGGACTTGATGGAGTAGATAGTCAAAGTGATGCGAACTGAAATAAAAATGCTGTTAAAAAATTGATAAATAAAATTGAAAATGCATTAAAATCAGCAGCAATTGATACTATTAATAAATTACCTAATTTAACTAATAGTGAAAAAGAAACATTAATTAATGACATTAATAATCCAGATAACAATACTCCTGAAAAAATTCAAGAAATTGTTGATAAAGGTAAAGAATTAAACGATAAAAAACAAGCTGCTATTGATACAATTAATCAAAAATCAAACTTAAGTGATGAAGAAAAAGCTAAGTTAACTAAAGACATTAAGGCAGTAGATTATTCAGGTAACTTAAATGATAGTAGCAAAGATAATGAATTAACAAATATTATTAATGATGCTAAACGTATTAATGATGCCAAACAAGCTAAAATTGACGCAATTAATACAAATTATGAACATCTTAATGATTCACAAAAAGAACAAGTGAAAAAAGACATTATTGCTTCTAATTTAGAGAACATTACTAACGCAGAAAATGAATTAACAACTGCTGCTGAAGAGAGAGCAAACGCTTTAAATAATTCCATGAAAGCATTAAAAGATGCTCTTAGAGATTCAAAAGTAGTTCAAAGTCAAGATGATTTTATTAATTCAACTAATGAAACATTAAAAGATAAAATTCAACGAGCAACAACTGCTGGAGATAAATTAGTAGTTAATACTAATCCAACAGCAGATGATTTAGCTAATTTAGATCATGCAACTGTACAAAATGATGAAAATTGAAATAAAGAAGCAGTTGATAATTTAACAAATGACTTAAAAGCCTTAATTAAAGACTTTAAGAATGAAGTTATCGATAATTTACCTAATCTTTCTCAAGCTGAAAAAGATGCTTTTAAAGATCAAATTAATAAAGCAAAATCTCAAGAAGAAATTGATAGCATTGTTGCTAAAGCCAAAACTGACAACACAGTTAAAGGCAATATTATTAAACAAATTGAGGATTTATCTAATTTAAATAAAGCCCAAAAAGCAAATTTAATTAACCAAGTTAAAAACTCTAATTTAAATTCATTAGACAACTCAAACAATCAATTAACTAGAGATGTTTTAGCAAATGCTAATGAATTAAATAACGTAATGGGTCAAATCAAAGATAAAAGTGCTCAATTATCTCCTTCACCATCAACTGCTACTATTCTTAATGAAACAAACTGAGTTTTAGATAAAGAAAATTCTTCAAAACCAGATTCTATTACTGCTGGAGATAAAGAAGATAATGACTATAATCTTAATGAAGCAAATGTTTTATTAAAGGCATTAACAAAAGCAAGATATGTTCAAGCAATTGATCAATTAGAATGATTGAATAAAGCAGAAAAAGATCAAGCTAAAGCAGAACTTGATGCTGAAAATGCTGATTACGATGCTGTTTTAGCAAAAGCACAAGCTAAAGATAGTAAAAAAGCACAAAGTTATAATGATCAAATTGTTCCAAATTTAGATTCTTTAAATCAGCCACAAAAAGCAAATTTAAAAGATATTTTTAAAGCAGCAACTTTAGATGAAACTTTTGATTCAAATAGTGTAGATAACACAAGAACAAGTGGTGTAATTAACAATGTTTCTGCAATTGCTAATTTAATGGAACAAATTGAAGAAATTTATCAGATTGATAAAGATCAAACATTAGAAACACTTAAGGCTAAAAAACCTTCAATTAATGAAGAAAAATTGAACGAATATTTAGATAACTTAATTATTGCTGGTAAAGTTTTAGAATTTGAGCCAAATGATCCTGAAATTGATATTAACTATTCTAAAGAAGAATTAGAAGATTTATTTAGAAAATTAATACTAATTAGTGGTTTTGATGATAGTAAATTCCCATACTTAAGTTCAAATGAGAAAAAAGAACTCAATGACACATATTTTAGTGATCAAACGACAGATGATCAAAAAATTGCAGTGTTAAATAAATATATTGATGTAAATCAGAAAAAAGCTCAAAAAATTGCAACTCTTAAAAATATAGAACTATTAAACAAAAAACAACAAGAAGCTTTTGAAAAAGATCTAATTAATCATGATTTAGAAGAAAACGATTCAATTATTAATGAAGCTAGAGAAGTTGGAACATTGATGAAACAAGTTAATGAACTTGTAGAAAACAATTCTTTTGACAACTTAAGTATTCTGCCTGAAGCTAATTGATTAGTAGATCAAACTACTATAAAACCAAGTAATTTAGTAGTTGGAGAAAAAGAAGACAACAACTACAATAAAGATCAAGTTGAACAAGTTTTAAATAGTTTACTTAATCAAATTAATTTAGCTAAATTAGATACTCTTAGTTATTTAAGTGAAGAAGAAAAAACTAACTTTAGAAATCAGTTGCAAAGTCCTGCTAGTCAAAATCAAAAAAATAATGAGCAAATTTTAACGAAGGCAACTGATTTAAACACCTTTAAAGGTAATTTAATTAATAATTACAAAGAAAATGATTTTACTCATTTAAATAGAGAACAATTAACACACTTTGAAAAAGATGCAATTAACAGTTCTCTTAATTCAGATAAGGAATTTGAACTTACATTAATTGAAAAATACAAAACTTTAGACACTTCAATGTCAGAACTTGTTCCACTTTATGAAAATTATCTTCCAAAAAATATCAATGATCTTTTCAAAGATAATTTAGAAGATTTAACTAATTTTGAACAAGCTATGAGAGAAGCGTCTTATATTCTTGAAAAAGATCCATACCAAAATCAAAGTAAACCAAGTGACTTTAATATTGATTATGATAATGAAAAAGTTCAAGATGTAATACAAAGATTGAAAATGTCATTAGCACACAATGAAAAAATACAACAACAAAATTCATTAAATGCAGATATTGAAGATCTTGAAAAAAGAATTAATTCATTGCCAAATAGAACTAATTTAGATCAAGAAACAATAAATAAATACAAAGATTACTTAGCACAAATTAAAACTGCACAAAGTAATGGTGATATTGAAACTCAGAGAACTTTAGTTGATGAAACTAAAGCTAGTTTGGATCAAGCAGAAGAACTAGATCAACTTTTAACTAATTTAACTTTAGATTTAGAAACATTTAAAAACTCTAATGCAAATGCAGAAGAAAGTCAAAAAATTAAAGTAAATTTAGTTAGTGAAATTCAAAAAGTTAAAAATTACGTAAATAACTTAAATGAAAAAATTAAAAATGATTTAAATTCTGAGCTTGTTAAAGAAGAAAAAACAAGTAATCTTGCTCAAAGTTACATTGACATTGTAGATGCTATTTTGAACAAAAATAACGAAAAATACAACGATGCAATGAAAAGATTAATTGACAATGAATTGAATTTAAATTCACTACTTACTCAATTAAATAATCAAATTAATGAAAATGCATATTTTGATTCATTTAATGATAAAGGTCAAACAAAATTAACTAAAAGTGATTTTCAAAATGTTGACTTTAGTCTTTTACCAAATGTAATTAATACAGCTCTTAATTTAAACGAAAAGACAAGTAAATTCTGAACTCCAGTTATTCTTATGATTGCAGGAGTTATTACTTCATTTTTAGCCTTCTTAATTGCTAAAAAAAGAAAAAAAGATAAATAA